In a single window of the candidate division KSB1 bacterium genome:
- a CDS encoding translocation/assembly module TamB domain-containing protein yields MRLPRRRLLVRRVLAALGLLAGVLGLCLVLLSCPPGEAVLRKVVEARISSALGLPVAVGELETNLVSRLQLGNVAIRPESAPDAGTLLRLRYARTDYKVLALCKGQLLLKRVELDGLMVRLRRDSLGTFDLPLRVQPEQPRRGVAGGGIKVKVERLDLTNSALCLEDLRTSGRLAATNLATHLTRLEENRYLCTMEIDSLGALYREEPLLTGDLKLEGEWSPERAFLSGLTLHLPGLTLAGKAQAVLGQGAKLNGKFELGGELGPLAQALAKATGSGCSQLAGELRSTFDLGGTLRIPALQACIDIRSASIGNLKDVDLRLNATWQEDTLNLQQMHMDLLGGYVSCSGVMTRHPALRHQFVLQAEDLDLALLARWLYGEGAKLSGKLGAQLQWRGVGTALDSVRATGSLLAALLRFGPEPMPGLSLQLRLNRGIGQFLLKQGETEIAAQTTLRGSRLQGTFSGSVSDVGLLTRLGNVGELSGELAIAGTVDGTITSPKLHASLAGRQLTFRNLPMDTLGAEIAVTGHGVELLALFIRGALSPIDADRPPLHLSGLTGNLFYQAGARGPLTSPRGNVLIRLQDTAFTGYRFDHAEIALSTAEGELRLDRLRLRTDSLSVDGRATYQMTARKGDATINLCIVPLQATQPSPEPESVLESMQSLTEGRSVGTIDANFSAPSSHQWSASVHAKGVSIGDLLVLAPRNLDLGGLLDLDLKVGQNRDVPTGELRFLVREPRYAASRLDSLRGEVVLTGNRLTAPMLELAVGGQSTRATVTIAPVHPGVRGRWWTSASRISAHVQGEGFNVASLNPLLPATISLSGQAAGDLRCEGSVAHPRFRGSLRLTEGGVTRATDRVLATGVDLLAVLQDSTLLVELVKARVFGAPAHFHGRVTSRWGKAYDFDLRGTIADSGQIRAEGTARHDSLWGRLQAERLNLSLLQPFVGTTEGLRGVCSAELAARGPMRTPEIEGTVAVGGVSLRLPQLQEQVDQGLVRLEFHQDAVHLDTLFARIDGGTLCGSGFLRHTAGTLDDINVQVRLDNLRIARANVADVTVSAARLNYRKESGYYLLDGDVVLGESRLRYRFTPQSLVALARSTPRPRPELPTLLRQTRLNVRLRESEKLWIDNNLARLRLLSELSLQGSATQPNISGRLQAREGYILYLDRKFEVKRGVLDFVDPVRTNPLVDLEAQALLKSHQTLERKDYTITLSVKGPLDQTVIDLSSDPPLDRADILALLTLGARRQQLTAKGPDTGLSDVLQQRLATLSSQRLSGYATSKVSTLFGLQEMSIEGNLFRFGREWGPQLVASKKVTGRMSITYRTTVGHLNDQSIRLDYRLSRHLSVQGQTDQGGRSALELKYSLGFR; encoded by the coding sequence GTGAGATTACCTAGAAGAAGACTTCTTGTCCGTCGGGTCCTGGCTGCACTCGGCCTGCTCGCCGGCGTGCTCGGCCTGTGTTTGGTCCTCCTGAGCTGCCCCCCAGGCGAAGCTGTTCTCCGCAAGGTGGTGGAAGCCCGCATTTCCAGCGCTCTGGGCCTTCCAGTCGCGGTGGGAGAACTGGAAACCAACCTCGTCTCTCGGCTCCAGCTTGGCAATGTGGCCATCCGGCCTGAAAGCGCCCCAGACGCGGGAACTCTCCTCAGATTGCGCTATGCCAGAACTGACTACAAGGTTCTGGCGCTGTGCAAGGGGCAGCTCCTGCTGAAGAGAGTCGAGCTCGATGGCCTAATGGTCCGCCTGAGGCGGGACAGCCTCGGGACCTTCGACCTACCACTGAGAGTCCAGCCGGAGCAACCACGGCGCGGCGTTGCCGGCGGCGGCATCAAGGTCAAAGTGGAGCGCCTCGACCTAACCAATTCAGCCCTGTGCCTCGAAGACCTGCGCACGTCGGGCCGACTGGCCGCCACGAACCTTGCCACGCATCTGACCAGGCTGGAAGAGAACCGCTATCTGTGCACGATGGAAATTGATTCCCTCGGCGCGCTCTACCGCGAAGAGCCCCTCCTCACTGGCGACTTGAAGCTGGAGGGAGAATGGAGCCCGGAGCGTGCCTTCCTCTCTGGATTGACGCTGCACCTTCCCGGCCTGACACTCGCTGGCAAAGCCCAGGCGGTCTTGGGACAGGGGGCCAAGCTCAACGGCAAGTTCGAGTTAGGCGGCGAGCTCGGGCCTTTGGCGCAGGCTCTGGCCAAGGCGACAGGAAGCGGCTGCAGCCAGCTCGCCGGAGAGCTGCGCAGTACCTTTGACCTCGGGGGAACCCTGCGAATACCCGCGCTCCAGGCTTGCATAGACATCCGCTCTGCCTCAATAGGCAATCTCAAGGATGTAGACCTGAGGCTCAACGCAACCTGGCAAGAAGACACTCTGAACCTGCAACAAATGCACATGGATCTGCTGGGCGGCTATGTATCCTGCTCTGGTGTCATGACCCGACATCCGGCGTTACGACACCAGTTTGTCCTCCAGGCCGAAGACCTCGACTTGGCGCTATTGGCTCGATGGCTGTACGGCGAAGGTGCCAAGCTGAGCGGCAAGCTGGGCGCGCAACTGCAGTGGCGAGGAGTCGGTACCGCCCTTGATAGCGTGCGCGCCACGGGAAGCCTCCTGGCCGCTCTCCTTCGCTTCGGCCCCGAGCCAATGCCAGGGCTCTCTCTGCAGCTAAGGCTGAACCGAGGGATCGGGCAGTTTCTGCTCAAACAAGGGGAGACAGAGATAGCGGCACAGACCACGCTGCGCGGTTCTCGTCTGCAGGGTACTTTTTCTGGCTCTGTTAGCGACGTCGGCTTGCTGACCAGACTCGGCAATGTGGGGGAGCTTTCCGGTGAACTCGCCATTGCTGGTACCGTGGACGGCACCATCACCTCACCGAAGCTGCATGCCAGCCTCGCCGGACGACAACTCACCTTTCGCAACCTCCCCATGGACACCCTGGGCGCCGAAATCGCCGTCACCGGCCACGGGGTGGAGTTGCTTGCCCTGTTCATCAGGGGAGCGCTGTCCCCCATCGATGCGGACCGGCCGCCGCTCCATCTTTCCGGTCTGACCGGGAACCTTTTCTACCAGGCCGGCGCCCGGGGGCCGCTCACCAGCCCTCGCGGGAATGTGCTCATAAGACTGCAGGACACGGCGTTCACAGGCTACCGGTTCGACCATGCAGAGATCGCGCTCTCAACAGCGGAAGGGGAGCTGCGGCTGGACCGGTTGCGCCTGCGGACGGATTCCCTCTCGGTGGATGGGCGCGCCACCTACCAAATGACCGCACGCAAAGGAGACGCGACGATCAACCTCTGCATCGTGCCACTGCAGGCCACGCAACCGAGTCCTGAGCCCGAGTCCGTTCTGGAATCAATGCAGTCGCTGACAGAAGGCCGCTCCGTGGGCACGATCGATGCGAATTTCTCTGCGCCGAGCAGCCACCAGTGGTCAGCGTCCGTGCACGCCAAGGGCGTGAGCATCGGCGACCTCCTGGTGCTCGCACCCAGGAACCTCGATCTCGGCGGTCTGCTGGACCTTGACTTGAAAGTCGGACAAAACCGCGATGTCCCGACAGGGGAGCTTCGGTTCTTGGTCCGCGAACCAAGGTACGCAGCCAGCCGACTGGATTCCCTGCGCGGCGAGGTAGTGCTGACCGGGAACAGATTGACTGCCCCGATGTTGGAGCTTGCAGTCGGGGGGCAGTCGACCCGCGCCACAGTGACGATTGCACCCGTACACCCGGGAGTGCGGGGCCGCTGGTGGACATCCGCCAGCAGGATTTCTGCCCACGTGCAGGGAGAGGGATTCAACGTGGCTTCACTAAATCCGTTGCTCCCGGCCACCATATCGTTGTCAGGCCAGGCTGCCGGCGACCTGCGCTGCGAGGGCTCGGTAGCGCATCCGCGCTTTCGCGGCTCTCTGCGCCTGACTGAGGGCGGCGTGACCAGAGCAACCGACAGAGTTCTGGCCACCGGGGTTGACCTCCTCGCGGTCTTGCAAGATTCCACGCTGCTTGTCGAACTGGTGAAGGCCCGGGTTTTCGGGGCGCCTGCTCATTTCCACGGGCGAGTTACCAGCAGGTGGGGGAAGGCATATGACTTTGACCTTCGTGGGACCATAGCAGACTCCGGGCAGATTCGTGCCGAGGGCACCGCCCGGCACGACTCATTGTGGGGTCGCCTCCAAGCGGAGCGGCTCAATCTCTCTCTGCTGCAGCCCTTTGTGGGGACAACGGAAGGCCTGCGCGGCGTCTGCTCTGCGGAGCTTGCCGCGCGAGGCCCAATGCGCACCCCCGAAATTGAGGGCACCGTGGCAGTGGGCGGGGTCTCTTTGCGCCTGCCGCAGCTCCAGGAACAGGTGGACCAGGGCCTAGTGCGGCTGGAGTTTCACCAAGACGCCGTGCACCTGGACACTCTGTTCGCCAGGATTGACGGTGGCACCCTCTGCGGGTCGGGCTTCCTGCGGCACACTGCAGGCACGCTCGACGACATCAATGTGCAAGTCAGGCTCGACAATCTAAGAATCGCGCGCGCGAACGTGGCCGACGTGACGGTGAGCGCTGCCCGCTTGAACTACAGAAAGGAAAGCGGCTACTACCTGCTTGACGGTGATGTAGTGCTGGGCGAATCTCGGCTTCGCTATCGATTCACACCCCAGTCCTTGGTGGCACTCGCGCGCTCCACACCACGGCCCAGGCCGGAGCTGCCGACCCTCCTGCGGCAGACGCGTCTGAATGTGCGGCTACGCGAGAGCGAAAAGCTTTGGATCGACAACAACCTGGCGCGCTTGCGGCTGCTCTCCGAGTTGAGCCTGCAGGGCAGTGCAACGCAACCCAACATATCCGGGCGACTGCAGGCGCGCGAGGGATACATCCTCTACCTCGACCGCAAGTTCGAGGTCAAGAGAGGGGTGCTGGACTTTGTCGATCCGGTTCGTACGAACCCCCTCGTCGATCTGGAGGCCCAGGCATTGCTGAAGAGCCATCAGACGCTGGAGCGCAAAGACTACACGATCACCCTTTCCGTCAAGGGGCCTTTGGACCAGACCGTTATCGATCTCTCCTCTGACCCTCCTTTGGACAGAGCTGACATACTTGCCCTGCTGACCTTGGGCGCCAGACGCCAGCAGCTGACGGCCAAGGGCCCAGACACAGGCCTAAGTGACGTCCTGCAACAACGACTGGCAACTCTGTCCAGTCAACGCCTTTCCGGTTACGCGACCAGCAAGGTAAGCACTCTCTTCGGTCTACAGGAAATGAGCATTGAAGGCAATCTGTTCAGGTTTGGGCGCGAGTGGGGCCCGCAATTAGTCGCCTCCAAGAAGGTAACAGGCCGTATGAGCATTACATACAGAACAACCGTGGGTCATCTCAATGACCAGAGCATCCGTTTGGACTATCGCCTCTCCAGGCACCTGTCTGTCCAAGGCCAGACAGACCAGGGCGGGCGCTCAGCGCTCGAATTGAAGTACAGCTTAGGGTTCAGATGA
- a CDS encoding BamA/TamA family outer membrane protein: MRRFVVSQLVLLSWLLSGAAICLGATKDARRLGIGSLRFEGTHAFSAAQLRRIVVSRPTSFLRRSYFFPEVFQEDVKTVELFYRQHAYLQAQVTGQLARVDSARGVVHLEIHVDEGQLTRVEGVSVFENQVFSDEVLLAKIDIRAGEPFQANKVEAATLSLLTFYANNGYLDAEVTPEVRLDHETHRALIDFRVRAKARCTIDQVRLVGLEKTRPRVVLRELEFKPGDVVEYSRLLSSQRKLYLTGLFRGVFVRPQPAASGDSTRRDILVDLKENDSGEFTVAFGYESVERWRGRVEIANSNWRGTARKFALASRASFVNRGLEMSFTEPRTFGTPLRTDVNLLAEQLQEPGFDIRRVANTIRLGRPFAARSSLVLTFKNEIAELSHIRVTLAPERRRTVIRGLKLTAVHDTRDNMFNPTSGILLEWSNEFAGLFLRGTDSFVRSTGRMKWFHAVGASTVIATGAELGWMDTPGGMQKIPLHERFYTGGPNSLRGLAYRKAGPLDARGLPLGGRLKLLVNALEVRQALYKSVGAVVFAEAGNVWSAPQEFKLSDLRPTVGVGLRLNTPIGLARLDYGVNMDRHAGERRGMLYFSMGHAF, from the coding sequence ATGAGGCGCTTCGTCGTATCACAACTTGTCTTGCTGAGCTGGCTCCTTTCAGGAGCGGCTATCTGCTTGGGGGCGACGAAGGACGCTCGGAGGTTGGGGATCGGCTCGCTTCGGTTCGAAGGCACCCACGCATTCAGCGCTGCGCAACTGCGCCGCATAGTGGTTTCTCGCCCCACATCCTTTCTCCGACGTTCGTACTTCTTCCCAGAGGTTTTCCAAGAAGACGTGAAAACCGTCGAGCTTTTCTACCGTCAACATGCCTATCTCCAGGCACAGGTAACCGGCCAGCTGGCGCGGGTGGACTCTGCCCGGGGCGTGGTCCATCTGGAAATCCACGTGGACGAGGGCCAACTGACCCGCGTAGAAGGAGTGAGCGTCTTCGAAAACCAGGTGTTCAGCGACGAAGTGCTGCTTGCAAAGATCGACATCCGAGCAGGGGAGCCGTTCCAGGCCAACAAGGTGGAGGCGGCAACGCTCTCGTTGCTGACCTTCTACGCCAATAACGGCTACCTGGACGCAGAAGTCACTCCGGAGGTGCGCCTCGACCATGAGACCCACCGTGCCCTGATCGATTTCCGCGTACGGGCCAAGGCAAGATGTACCATCGACCAAGTCCGCCTTGTGGGTTTAGAAAAGACTCGGCCCAGGGTTGTGCTCAGAGAATTGGAGTTCAAACCTGGCGATGTGGTGGAGTACTCGCGTCTGCTCTCATCACAGCGCAAGCTGTACCTCACCGGTCTGTTCCGAGGAGTGTTCGTTCGCCCGCAACCGGCCGCCAGTGGCGACTCAACAAGACGTGACATCCTGGTCGACCTTAAGGAGAATGACTCGGGGGAATTCACCGTAGCCTTCGGCTACGAATCGGTAGAGAGGTGGCGGGGCCGAGTAGAAATAGCCAACAGCAACTGGCGCGGCACGGCGCGCAAATTCGCTCTGGCCTCGCGCGCGAGCTTTGTCAATCGCGGCCTGGAGATGTCATTCACTGAACCGAGGACCTTTGGCACACCGCTGCGCACCGACGTGAACCTCCTCGCCGAGCAGCTGCAGGAACCAGGCTTCGATATCCGCCGGGTTGCCAATACAATCAGACTTGGTCGCCCTTTCGCTGCCCGGTCTTCGCTTGTCTTGACCTTCAAGAACGAAATAGCCGAGCTATCCCACATTCGCGTCACGCTGGCCCCGGAAAGAAGGCGAACCGTCATCAGGGGCTTGAAGCTCACGGCGGTGCACGACACCCGCGACAACATGTTCAACCCTACCTCTGGCATCCTACTCGAATGGAGCAATGAGTTTGCCGGGCTGTTTCTGCGGGGGACGGATAGCTTCGTGCGCTCAACAGGTCGCATGAAGTGGTTCCACGCAGTGGGCGCTTCGACCGTCATTGCCACTGGCGCAGAACTCGGCTGGATGGACACGCCAGGTGGCATGCAAAAGATACCGCTGCACGAGCGCTTCTACACCGGAGGACCCAACTCTCTCCGCGGTCTGGCCTACCGGAAGGCCGGCCCATTGGATGCAAGAGGATTGCCCTTGGGTGGCAGGTTGAAGCTCCTCGTCAACGCTCTGGAAGTGCGTCAGGCGCTGTACAAGTCTGTAGGTGCGGTGGTCTTCGCCGAGGCCGGAAACGTCTGGTCTGCCCCGCAAGAGTTCAAGCTCTCCGACCTGCGGCCTACGGTGGGGGTGGGGCTGCGGCTGAACACCCCAATCGGTCTGGCGCGACTTGACTACGGGGTCAACATGGACCGCCACGCTGGAGAGCGGAGAGGGATGCTCTATTTCAGCATGGGCCATGCCTTTTGA
- a CDS encoding pyridoxal-phosphate dependent enzyme, translated as MSERPSLADIREAHARIAPHIHRTPVVRSRSLDKLVGAELFFKCENLQRSGSFKIRGATNAVLALGAEEASPGVVTHSSGNHAAALALAASLRGIVAHIVMPENAPTVKVAAVKAYGGRITFCSPSMEARQEAAARIIAETGATLIHPYNDHRIIAGQGTAALELLEGVEHLDMVLAPVSGGGLLSGTALAARGLRRQVQVLGCEPRNADDAFRSLREGRIVTNQHPATIADGLRANLGDKTFPIIRELVDDIVLVSEEEIVQAMRLLFERMKLVVEPSGAVALAAALSGSAKVAGKRVGIILSGGNVDMSAFCASLLPQADS; from the coding sequence GTGAGCGAACGACCTTCCCTTGCAGATATCAGAGAGGCGCACGCGCGGATTGCGCCTCACATCCATCGCACCCCGGTGGTCAGGAGCCGCAGCTTAGACAAACTGGTGGGTGCCGAGCTGTTTTTCAAGTGCGAAAACCTGCAGCGCAGTGGCTCGTTCAAGATTCGCGGTGCCACCAACGCGGTGCTGGCCTTGGGGGCCGAGGAGGCTTCTCCTGGCGTGGTGACCCATTCCTCCGGAAATCATGCGGCAGCACTGGCCCTGGCCGCCAGTCTCAGGGGAATCGTCGCGCACATCGTCATGCCGGAGAATGCGCCCACGGTCAAGGTGGCGGCAGTCAAGGCCTACGGTGGCCGCATTACCTTCTGCTCGCCCAGCATGGAGGCGCGCCAGGAGGCTGCAGCCCGCATCATTGCAGAAACAGGTGCAACCCTCATTCATCCCTACAACGACCACCGCATCATCGCCGGTCAGGGGACGGCAGCGCTGGAGCTCCTGGAGGGAGTCGAGCATCTGGACATGGTGCTGGCGCCGGTGAGCGGGGGTGGTTTGCTGAGCGGCACGGCCCTCGCGGCGAGAGGCTTGCGGCGGCAGGTGCAGGTCCTGGGCTGCGAACCGCGCAATGCCGATGATGCCTTCCGATCGCTACGGGAAGGGCGCATCGTCACGAATCAGCATCCTGCCACCATCGCCGACGGCCTGCGTGCGAACCTGGGGGATAAGACCTTTCCCATCATTCGCGAGTTGGTGGACGACATCGTGCTGGTCAGCGAGGAGGAAATTGTGCAGGCCATGCGCTTGCTCTTCGAGAGGATGAAGCTGGTGGTGGAGCCCTCAGGGGCAGTTGCCTTGGCCGCGGCGCTTTCCGGGAGCGCCAAGGTGGCAGGCAAGAGGGTTGGCATTATCCTCTCGGGAGGCAATGTAGACATGAGTGCCTTCTGTGCCTCGCTGCTGCCTCAGGCGGACTCGTAG
- a CDS encoding MBL fold metallo-hydrolase: MKVHRTFLLLLGVLVSASGPVVTVSPVGAQESHIFLHYLGHSSFVIAFDNGIHVLTDYGTSNAYGYPSPIYSIATLRPDMVTYSHRHEDHWDPRRQPDSVSYVLTDFNTLRLGELCIGPVRVAESSVAQKDNSAFIFTWKGFTLVHLGDAQANIMNIANPANRNYLRQVLPARIDLLLMPIEGVNTFIPEAEAFIDSLRPRKVIPMHYWSKQYESEFLAYLEEQCLSAGKEYQIERHAGAKYSVATSDMGILPTTVISLSPFPFSDFTLPDIRVDQVTVADQAGNNNGRADAGETVQLVVTLRNLWVDATNVTASLSTAGADVQLGNITSFFGNIAPEERTSNDANPFSLSAHANASPHYGTFYLDIGANRGYAKVDSFRLVIGTPTVLLVDDDDGQAYQEVYANIFIPDVWEVAANGCPALELLKAHEAVVWLTGDDRKNSLTAEEQSVLAAFLEQGGRLLLCGQNIAYDLGGDGSTADSLFLADYLCTVFAADSCNATAAVGVVGDPIGGGMVVGLAKTPAGEGHRTAPDVIQALPPATPTLKYVPGNAPAGLRYEKPNTGARLVYLAFGVEKVTGPKPTVASELVERILRWLTGSTSVEPAEGMDDLPRLFFLGQNYPNPFNPTTTIGYSLPHPAFVTLKLYNVLGEEPLTLVEGSQAAGQHAAILDGRELPSGVYVYRLRAGTLEVTNKCLLLR, encoded by the coding sequence ATGAAAGTCCATCGCACCTTCTTGCTATTGCTAGGCGTATTGGTCAGCGCAAGTGGGCCCGTGGTCACCGTGTCGCCCGTCGGGGCGCAGGAATCCCATATCTTTCTGCACTATCTGGGACACAGCTCTTTCGTCATCGCCTTCGACAACGGAATACACGTGTTGACCGACTACGGTACCTCCAACGCGTACGGCTATCCCAGCCCCATTTACAGCATTGCGACCCTTCGCCCGGACATGGTCACCTATTCGCATCGACACGAGGACCATTGGGACCCCCGCCGTCAACCGGATAGCGTCAGCTATGTCCTGACGGACTTTAACACGCTGCGCCTTGGCGAGCTCTGCATTGGACCTGTGCGGGTGGCGGAGAGTTCCGTGGCACAGAAGGACAACAGCGCTTTCATCTTCACCTGGAAGGGATTCACCCTCGTGCATCTTGGCGATGCGCAGGCGAATATCATGAACATCGCAAACCCGGCAAACCGCAACTACCTCCGGCAGGTCTTGCCCGCGCGCATCGACTTGCTTCTCATGCCCATCGAGGGCGTGAACACGTTCATCCCGGAGGCGGAGGCGTTCATTGACTCTCTCCGCCCAAGGAAGGTGATCCCGATGCACTATTGGAGCAAGCAATACGAGTCAGAGTTCTTGGCCTATTTGGAAGAGCAATGTCTCTCTGCCGGAAAGGAGTATCAGATCGAACGTCACGCCGGAGCCAAGTACAGCGTGGCGACCTCAGACATGGGCATCTTGCCGACCACCGTCATCAGTCTGAGCCCCTTCCCCTTTTCTGACTTTACTCTGCCCGACATCCGTGTCGATCAGGTGACGGTGGCTGACCAGGCCGGCAACAACAATGGTCGCGCCGACGCGGGAGAAACGGTGCAGTTGGTGGTAACCCTCCGCAACCTTTGGGTCGACGCCACGAACGTCACTGCAAGCCTCAGCACCGCCGGTGCGGACGTCCAGCTCGGCAACATCACCTCCTTCTTTGGCAACATAGCCCCTGAAGAAAGGACATCTAACGACGCCAATCCGTTCTCCCTTTCGGCGCACGCCAACGCCAGCCCGCACTACGGCACGTTCTACTTGGACATAGGCGCCAACCGCGGCTATGCGAAGGTCGACAGCTTCCGTCTGGTCATTGGCACGCCGACTGTGCTCCTGGTTGACGATGATGATGGACAGGCCTACCAGGAGGTCTACGCCAACATCTTCATCCCGGATGTTTGGGAAGTTGCCGCCAACGGCTGCCCGGCACTGGAGCTGCTCAAGGCGCATGAGGCAGTCGTCTGGCTCACCGGCGATGATCGGAAAAACAGCCTCACCGCCGAGGAGCAATCAGTTCTTGCTGCCTTCTTAGAGCAGGGCGGAAGGCTGTTGCTCTGCGGACAGAACATCGCGTACGACCTGGGTGGGGACGGCTCAACAGCGGACTCGCTCTTTCTTGCTGACTACCTGTGCACGGTGTTCGCCGCTGATAGCTGCAACGCCACGGCGGCTGTCGGGGTCGTGGGGGACCCGATCGGCGGCGGCATGGTCGTTGGCTTAGCCAAGACGCCGGCGGGTGAAGGACACCGCACGGCACCTGACGTCATCCAGGCCCTGCCCCCTGCGACGCCCACTCTCAAGTACGTACCGGGGAACGCGCCTGCCGGCCTGAGATACGAGAAGCCTAACACCGGCGCCCGTCTGGTCTATCTGGCATTTGGCGTAGAAAAGGTCACCGGCCCCAAACCCACTGTGGCGTCCGAGCTGGTGGAAAGGATTCTCCGTTGGCTTACGGGCAGCACATCCGTGGAGCCGGCAGAGGGCATGGATGACCTGCCGAGGCTCTTCTTCCTGGGACAGAACTACCCAAACCCTTTCAACCCAACGACGACCATTGGCTATTCGCTTCCTCACCCAGCGTTCGTGACGCTGAAGCTCTACAACGTGCTGGGCGAAGAGCCGCTGACCCTGGTCGAAGGCTCACAGGCTGCGGGGCAACATGCTGCTATTCTCGATGGCAGGGAGCTCCCCAGCGGTGTCTACGTATACCGGCTGCGGGCCGGCACCTTGGAGGTCACCAACAAGTGCCTCTTGCTCAGATGA
- a CDS encoding serine hydrolase has product MRRAWCTLLVMLTIGAAVAAKGQGQYEQALRAYREFVQQQMAADGIPGLSVGFYKDDFTWADGFGYADVENRTPATPQTSYRLASVTKSMTAVAILQLAESGLVDLDAEVQRYVPYFPRKPWPITVRQLLGHLGGISHYKNYEVEGRIKEHKDTREAIEIFAQFDLVAEPGTSYHYSSYGYNLLGGVIEGAAKQRYGDYLRTHLWQPLGMVDTRMDDPEEIIPNRARGYRLVDGQLRNSEFVDVSSRFAAGGTRSTILDLLKYARGLDSGKMLSPESLAAMYTCMVTRGGRYTDYGMGWVVRPFNGHFCVYHTGGQPETRTLLFRLPRLNFALALAYNFEGGDPLAYAERLIQLLLDERRARAYLASPVERALYSALQEIFDYGLAYCERYGCPVTADPASLVQAFDYVRRWVCLDSLRRNYEGTRRKLQEGRHPVVGEPFVVVGSHMAQVLATRCGDKALSRYHREGPLLFFADYARAGEDRPGCCNLPPELVQLVRAWAEEWAKTWTPMVRQMVTAPSVDLNYLEANLRRCFAGARVYPDFAAEIGKLVEHYALRGQAREAARAAQLGVEFYPGVARPWLMKCLAEVCSTENAKAQESLRKAKERDRERERLVPSAVGEMAARLAEAGKLAEALTLLEIAIAEYPGEATLYDGLAELHLRRARGYLRQAIELDPTYESAWERLQRLR; this is encoded by the coding sequence ATGCGCCGAGCATGGTGCACGCTCCTGGTGATGCTCACGATTGGTGCAGCAGTCGCTGCAAAGGGCCAGGGGCAGTATGAACAGGCCTTACGCGCCTACCGTGAGTTTGTCCAACAGCAGATGGCTGCGGACGGCATCCCGGGTCTCTCGGTAGGTTTCTACAAGGACGACTTCACATGGGCGGACGGCTTTGGTTACGCGGATGTGGAGAACCGCACACCTGCGACGCCGCAGACCTCCTACCGTCTGGCCTCAGTCACCAAGTCCATGACCGCAGTGGCCATCTTGCAACTTGCAGAAAGTGGGCTGGTCGATTTGGATGCTGAGGTTCAGCGCTATGTCCCCTACTTTCCGCGCAAGCCATGGCCGATTACCGTGCGCCAACTCCTGGGCCACCTGGGTGGCATCAGTCACTACAAGAACTACGAGGTGGAAGGAAGAATCAAGGAGCACAAGGATACCCGTGAGGCCATTGAGATCTTCGCACAGTTTGACCTGGTGGCGGAACCGGGCACAAGCTACCACTACAGCAGTTACGGGTACAACCTTCTTGGCGGCGTGATCGAGGGTGCGGCGAAGCAAAGGTATGGTGACTATCTGCGCACGCATCTTTGGCAGCCACTGGGCATGGTCGATACGCGCATGGACGATCCGGAGGAGATAATCCCCAACCGTGCGCGAGGTTATCGCCTCGTCGATGGTCAGCTGCGTAACTCAGAATTCGTGGACGTCAGCAGTCGGTTTGCCGCCGGCGGCACACGCTCCACCATCCTGGACCTTCTCAAGTACGCCCGTGGTCTTGACAGCGGAAAAATGCTCAGTCCGGAGAGCCTCGCAGCCATGTACACCTGCATGGTGACGCGCGGAGGGCGCTATACGGACTATGGCATGGGGTGGGTGGTGCGGCCGTTCAACGGGCACTTTTGCGTGTACCACACCGGGGGGCAACCAGAGACGCGCACGCTGCTGTTCCGTCTGCCGCGGCTGAACTTCGCCTTGGCGCTTGCCTACAACTTTGAGGGCGGTGACCCTTTGGCCTATGCGGAGCGACTGATCCAACTGCTCCTCGACGAGCGGCGTGCCCGCGCCTACCTCGCTTCACCCGTCGAGAGGGCGTTGTACAGCGCTTTGCAGGAGATCTTTGACTACGGCTTGGCTTACTGTGAACGCTACGGATGCCCGGTAACTGCCGACCCTGCCTCTCTGGTGCAGGCATTTGACTACGTGCGTCGCTGGGTCTGTCTCGATTCTTTGCGCCGAAACTACGAAGGGACCAGGCGCAAACTCCAGGAGGGACGGCACCCGGTGGTTGGGGAACCTTTTGTGGTCGTCGGGTCGCACATGGCGCAGGTGCTGGCAACGCGCTGTGGAGACAAGGCACTATCGCGATACCACCGAGAGGGGCCATTGCTCTTTTTCGCTGACTATGCCCGGGCCGGCGAGGATCGGCCTGGCTGCTGCAACTTGCCTCCTGAGCTGGTGCAGCTCGTGCGCGCCTGGGCAGAAGAGTGGGCAAAGACTTGGACTCCTATGGTGAGGCAAATGGTCACCGCCCCCTCTGTTGACCTGAATTACCTCGAAGCCAATCTGCGAAGGTGCTTTGCGGGAGCGAGAGTCTACCCCGACTTTGCCGCAGAAATCGGCAAGCTCGTGGAACACTATGCCCTTCGGGGACAGGCTCGCGAGGCGGCGCGTGCGGCGCAACTGGGCGTGGAGTTTTACCCTGGGGTAGCACGGCCGTGGCTGATGAAATGTTTGGCAGAAGTTTGTTCTACCGAAAATGCGAAGGCTCAGGAGAGCCTGCGCAAAGCAAAGGAAAGGGACAGAGAGCGAGAGCGCCTGGTGCCTTCCGCCGTGGGCGAAATGGCGGCGCGGTTGGCAGAAGCCGGCAAGCTGGCGGAGGCGTTGACGCTCCTTGAGATTGCCATCGCCGAGTACCCAGGAGAGGCCACACTTTATGACGGCCTGGCAGAGCTTCACCTGCGCCGTGCGCGTGGCTATCTGCGCCAGGCCATCGAGCTGGACCCGACCTATGAGAGCGCGTGGGAAAGGCTGCAAAGGCTCCGGTGA